DNA sequence from the Anaeromicrobium sediminis genome:
AATTGTAAGGGACCCAATACTATTTACATCAATATTATTAGTTATGATATCATTAGTAGTTTTTATAGTTTGGCCTCTATATGAAATATTAAAGGAAAGTTTCGTAAGTGAAAGTGGAGTTTTAACATTAGAATTTTATAAACAGGCTTTAACGAGTAGTGAGAACAGGAGAATATTATTTAATACGGTGGGCCTAGGTGTATTCGTAGGAATTATTGCCACTGCTATAGCCTTTGTATTTGCCTATGCAGATGCTTTTTTAAGAATTAAATTTAAAAAGATATTTAACCTAGTATCCATATTACCAATTATATCACCGCCCTTTGCATTGGCTATGGCATTTATCATGTTATTTGGCCAAAGGGGTATTATTACTTATAAATTATTAGGAATTCCAGATGCAAATGTATATGGATTTAAGGGTTTGGCCTCAGTTCAGATTTTAACATTCTTCCCTGTAGCATACTTATTGTTACTAGGAATATTAAAAAAAATTGATCCTTCCATAGAAGAAGCAGCTAGAAATATGGGCGCTTCAAGGGGACAGGTCTTTAAGACTATAGTATTACCTTTAGTAAAACCAGGAATTTTAAATGCATTTTTATTAGTATTCATTCAAAGTGTGGCTGACTTTGGAAATGCCATGGTTATAGGTGGAAATTATACTACCCTATCAGCCCAGGTATATATTCAGTCCATGGGGAATTACGATTTAAAGGGTGGTACAGCCTTAGCATCAATACTTCTTAGTATATCCATATTAATGTTTGTTCTACAAAAATATTGGATTGGTTCAAAATCATATGTAACTGTAACAGGAAAGCCATCTAGAAGTAGAAATTTAATAGAAGAAAATCATATAAGAATACCTATTTTTTCCATATGTTTATTAGTAACAGCTTTCATAATTTTATTATATTGTTTAATCCCAATCGGTTCTTTTGTTAAGGTTTGGGGAATTGATTACACTCCAACTATGAAACATTATGAGTATATAGGAAAGATGGGAGTTAAATTCATAAAGGATACTACAATAATGGCCCTTATAGCTATGCCAATTACAGGGGTATTAGGAATGGTTATAGCATTCTTAATTACTAGAAAGAAGTTCATAGGAAGAAGAATGATAGAGTTCACATCCATGCTTGCCATGGCAATCCCAGGAACTGTAATAGGTATAGGATATGTACTTGCATATAATGAAAGGCCACTCATGTTAACAGGAACTGCTACTATAATAATTATTTCATTCATATTTAGAAGTATGCCAGTAGGTATAAGATCTGGTATTGTATCTTTACAACAAATTGACCCAGCCATAGAGGAAGCAGCACAAGATTTAGGGGCAAGTACTTTGAAAGTATTTACTTCTGTTACTATTCCACTTATTAAGTCAGCATTTTTTAGTGGCCTAGTATATTCTTTCGTAAGAAGTATGACAGCTTTAAGTGCAGTAATATTCTTAATATCTGCAAGACATAACATTCTTACGGCAGAGATTATGAATCAGGTAGACGTAGGTAGAATTGGAGTTGCTGCTGGATATTGTACAGTGTTAATTGTAATAGTTGTAACAGTAGTTGGAATCATGAAATTATTACTTAGTAAATTGGGTGTAGATACAAGCCAATCTAAAATATAGGAGGCAGAGAAATGAGTAAATTAAAAAGTGTAGTATTAAAAGATTTAGTTAAAACTTATATAGGAAATGACGGGAACCTATTTACTGCAGTAAAGGGTATAAACGTTGAGATAAATCCAGGGGAATTTGTAACGTTACTAGGTCCATCAGGATGTGGAAAAACTACTACTTTGAGAATGGTAGCAGGATTTGAAATTCCTACAGATGGAGAAATTTTCATAGGAGATGAAAATGTAAGCAGACAAACTCCTGACAAAAGGGATACGGCTATGGTTTTTCAAAGCTATGCTCTATTTCCACATCTAAACATATTTGACAATGTGGCTTATGGTCTTAAGTTAAAGAAAATGAGCAAGGAAGAAATAAAAGAAAAGGTAGATAGTATATTAAAGCTAGTAGGCCTTGAAGGTTTAGGGTTAAGAGCTCCAAACCAATTATCAGGAGGTCAGCAACAAAGGGTTGCCTTAGCTCGAGCCTTAGTTATGGAACCAGCAGTACTTTTATTTGATGAACCCTTATCTAACTTAGACGCTAAGCTTAGAGTATATATGAGAAATGAAATAAGAAGAATTCAAAAGGAAATTGGAATTACTAGTATATATGTAACTCACGATCAATCAGAGGCCATGAGTATGTCAGATAGAATTATTATTATGAACAAAGGAAATATAGAACAAGTTGGAACTCCAAAGGAAATATATGAAAAACCAGCTACTGCGTTCATTGCTGATTTCATAGGAGAAGCTAATATTATTGATACGAAAATTATAGATAAGAAGGACAAGGCAGTAACCATATCTATTGGGGAAAAGGAATTTAAATTAAGTATTGATAAAGACTTTGAAAAGGATGAGGATGTATTAATCGTAATTAGACCTGAAGCTGTGGAATTAAGTGATACAGGAAATACGGAAGTAAGTATTAAATCATCCATATTTATGGGAGCATATCAAGATTATCTTATAGATATAGATGGGGTGGAGTTAAAAATAGTTCAATACGATCCACAACATAAAAAGGTTTATAATAAAGGACAAAGGGCTTATATAAACTTAGATGGAGATATAATGCATCTAATAAAAAAATAAGTAGTTAGATAAACTTACATAGACTCAAAATGGGAAACGGGACATAAAAATTATTTTTAGTCCCTTTTTCTGTATTGAAATCTTCTTTGATGATATAATACAATTTTGTAAGGAGAAAGGATTGAATTTATTAAAATGATATTTGAAAACAGAACTTTTAGAAGCAGATTATTTAAATTATTCATGTTAATAGGAACTATTCCCTTAGTTTTAATGGCTATTTTCTCTTATTACAATACTTCCTACAGAATATCAGATAAGATAGATAATTCTACTCAGGAAAATATGGCTATAATGGAGGAACTTATAGACTCTACCATAGTGAACTTGGGAAGCATATCAGATTTCATAGTGGAGAATAAAGAGATACAAAATATATTAAAAAAGACAGAGTATAAGACTTATGAAGAACGATTTGAAGATGTTCAGAAGGTATATACCATAGTAAATAGTATAGAAGTAAGGCGTATGGATATACCAATTTACATATTGGGACTAAATACACCCTATAGTAGATTTACTACTCAACCCTATTTTTCAAATATGTATGGAAGTAAGCAAAGTTACTTAATAAGGAAGTTTATGGATTATGATAGGGATAAATTTTTTTATGTACATAGGAAAGTAGATGGTAGGGAAAGCAAAGATACAGTCCTTACTATAGTAAGGAAGATACGGGATTTAGAGACGGATACAGTATTAGGATTTGTATTTTTAGATATATATGATGAATACTTTGATAATATATTTAAGAAATTTAACTTATATGAGGATAGTAATATATTTATATTAGATCAAAATGGAATTATTATAACAGATAATAAATATAAAACTGAAACTACTTTTAAGTATAATGACAGGTGTTTAGAAATAATAAATGAAGGTAAAAATAATCCCTTTGAATTTAATATGAAAAACATGAAATATAAAGTATATTATACTACTTTAAAAAATACTAAATTTACGATAGTTAGATTAATACCTCTTAGACATATTAATTATGAAAAAAGAATAATTATAGAGACTTTTATAGGTATATTTGTAATCTTGTTTATTAGTTCAATATTAATATCCTATCTATTGTCTAATAAAATATCTGAACCTATAAAAAAGTTATCTACCACCATGGAGGAAGTAGAAAAGGGTAGATTAGATATATCTATAGATTTGACCAATTGTGATGATGAAATCTATAATTTAGGAAAAACCTTTAATAAGATGATTGAAAAAATTAATATCTTAATAGAAGAAGTGTATATGAAAAAATATTTATTGAAGGAAGCAGAACTTAAAAATTTAAAGTCCCAAATTAATCCTCATTTTCTATACAATAGTCTAGAATCTATTAAATGGATGGCAAAACTGGGAGAAAATAAAAAGGTATCTAAGATGATAACTAGCTTAGGGAGGTTCTTGAGATACTCTATTAGTAAGACTGATGATATTGTAACTATTAGGGAAGATCTTACCCAAATAGAAAATTATTTAAAGATAATGAGACTTAGGTTTGAAGATAAACTGACCATAGAGTATGACATAGATCAAACTATTATGGATGAAAAAATGCCTAAGTTACTAATACAGCCATTAGTTGAAAATGCATTAATACATGGAATAGAAAAAAATACAGATAAAGGCATAATAATAATTAAAGTATATAGAAGTGCTGAGAATATTGTATTTGAAATAATAGATAATGGAATGAACTTTAAAAAGGACTTTAAAATGGGAATAGGCCTTTCAAATGTGGACAAAAGAGTGAAACTTTATTATGGGAAAGAATATGGAATTAGGTTTAATAGGGTAGATAATAAAACCTATTGTAAACTAACTATAGGAGAAAATCTTCAAGGAGAGGAAGTTCATGGAGAAAGTATTAATAGTTGATGATGAGTATTTTGCAAGGGAAGGTATGAAAAAAACCATAGACTGGAAAGGCTTAGGCTGTGATTTAATAGGAGAGGCTAAGGACGGTTATGAAGGAATCCAAAAAGCTAAAGAGCATATGCCAGACCTTATAATCACAGATATAAGTATGCCTGGATTAAATGGTTTAGATATGGCTAAGGAAATAAAAAAGTTTAATGAAGACTGTAAATTTATCATAATAACGGGCTATGATGATTTTAATTATGCAAAGGAGTCTTTTAAAATAAATGCTTTTGATTTCATTCTAAAGCCCATAGATGAGGATGAGTTAGAAGATTCCATAAAAAAAGTAATAGAGCACATTAGAGAAGACAAATATACTTTTACTGTTGAAAGGGAGAAGTTTATAAGAAACTTAGTAAAGGGTAAGATAAAGGATGAATTTCAAATAGATAATTACAGACAAAAGTATAAAATCCACATGGAAAAATTATGTACAATAATTTTAGAAACAGAGTATTTAGAAGAATTTTATGAAACTAATCATATGGAAGAACTGAATGAACAATTAGAATATATAAAAAGAGAAATATTTGAAAAATTTGAAGGAATTGAGAACTACTTTATAGAAAGAAATGAGAAGATAATACTTTTAGTGGAGATTGATTCTAAAGATAAAATATTAGATATATGTAATAGAATAAAAGAGATACAAAAATCCTTTTATCATAATTTTTTATTGAATATAACAATAGGCATATCAAACAGGGGTTCTTTAAAGGATACGAGAAAATTATATAAAGAGAGCAAAAGAGCCTTGGAAAATAAAATTTATGATGGAAAGGGAAGTATAAACTATTATAGTAAAGTAAAAGATGTGGAGAATAAAAAATTAATGCCCCTCTTTCATAAGGAAGAAGAACTAAAAATGCATATATCTTCTTCAAATAAAGAGAAAATAAAAAAAATAATAGACAAACTGTATAAGATTGAATTTAAGAATAATCACACGGCACCTACTTTCATAAAAAGTAGTACCATACATATAGTATTATTGAACTTTAACCTTTTAAAAGAAAATCACATATGCCCAGAAAATGTTTTTGATTCAAAGGAAGATTTTTTTCAATTGATTGAACAAAGGGATACTATAGAAGAATTATATAAAATCAGTTTAAATATTAGTATTAAAACGGCAAACCTCATAAAAGGAGGGAATAACATATGTAATTCTAATATGAGTAAGGTGTTAAAGTATATAAAAGATAACTATAACAAGGATATATCCTTATCAAAAGTAGCTAAAACAGTATATTTATCAGAGAGCTATCTAAGTCGCAAGATAAAAGAGGTAACAGGAAAAAACTTTGTAGAGTACATAACTGATCTAAGAATTAAAAAGGCAATGGAGTATTTAAGTGATGAAAATTATACTATTGCAGATATTGCCAAAGAACTAGGATACTCTGACTATAGATATTTCTCAAAAAGTTTTAAAAAGTATACGGGAATTTCTCCCAGAGAGTTTAGAAAACAGTGAAAATATGATAGTATATACCTATGTGAATTTTTATCAATAAGATAAAGTTAAGAAATTGTTCAAAATTTGTTAACATTTATATGTTAGTATGCTAAAGAATGATGTTTAATTGGAAGAGGCTGATGAGAGTGGATTTTAAAAAAATGATAAATGAAAATAAAAAAATATGTATAGGAATAAGTATTTTTGCACTAATGATAATTTCGTATGCAATTTTTGCTAATAGCGCCTATGAAGTAAAAGTAAATGGTAAAGTAGTAGGTGTAGTGAAAAATAAAATTCTACTAGAAGAAGAATTAAACAAAATGAAAAAGCAGGTAGAAGAAAAAATCGGAACTAAAATTGTGGATGATAATAAATTAGAATTTAAAAAAATAAATGCCTCAGAAGATGAATTAACATCTGAAAAAAATATGATTAGCATATTATCAAATTTATTAAATTATGATATACAAGGTTTTGTTATAAATATTGATGGTGAAGATATTGTAGTCCTAAAGGATAAGGAAACGGCTGAGAAGGTATTAGAAGAAGTTAAAAAGTCATACACGATAGAAGGTAGTGAAATAAAGGAAGCTACTTTTAAAGAAGATGTGAAAGTTGAGGAAATAAAAGTTCCTATAAATCAATTAAAAGAAGAAGAAGAAGCAGTAGAGTACATATTAACTGGTGGAATAGAAGAAAAGATATATGAAGTACAAAAGGGAGATACGGCTTGGGATATAGCAATTAAATTAGATATGCCCTTAGAAGAAATAGAAAAGGCCAATGAAGATGTGAATGTAGAAAGGTTACAAATAGGCCAAGAAATAAGGCTTAACGTGCCAAAGACCTATGTTCATGTGAAAACTACAGAGTTAGTATCATATGAGGAATACATAGATTATGATATAGAATATGAAAGATCTAGTGCCTTATATGAAGGGGATAAAAAAATAAAGAAGCAAGGTATAAAGGGAAAGAAACAAATAGAAGCAGAAGTTATAAGTTTTAACGGGGAAGAAGAAAGTAGAACTGTATTAGAAGAAAGTTTAATATCTGAACCAGAAAAAATGATTGTTATAACGGGTACTAAGAAAAGAGTATTTAATGTGGCTTCTGGTAATCTATACAATCCTACAAGGGGAACAATGACCTCTAGATTTGGTACTAGATGGGGAAGAAGGCATACTGGAATAGATATAGCTAATAAAATGGGGTCATCTATTAAGGCTGCTCAAGGAGGAAAAGTAGTGTTCTCTGGATGGAAGGGTGATTATGGAAAATTAGTTATACTAGATCATGGTAACGGATATGAAACTTATTATGCCCATTGTAGTTCTTTACTTGTGAAAAAAGGTGATATTGTGAAAAAGGGACAGGTAATTGCTAAAGTGGGTAATACAGGAAGGTCTACAGGACCACATGTTCATTTTGAAGTGAGAAAAAATAATGTACCATTAGATCCACTTAAATATGTTAAGTACTAAAGTTATGGGTATTACCCATAACTTTTTTCTATTGTTAAAGAGATTGGAGCTAAAATAGGAGAGTCTATAGAATACAAAGTATATGCCTGTACTATAAATATAGAAGGTAAAGAGCTAGTAGCATTAAAGGATGAAGATACTGCTAATGCAGTATTAGAGAAAGTTAAAAAGTTTTACATGAAAGAAGGAATCGAGTTAAAGGGACTAAGAAAAGAACATTTACCATTGCATCAGGAACATTATCTAACCCTACTAGAGGTAGATTAACTTCTAGATATGGTAGGCGATGGGGAAGGGCCCATACGGGTATAGATATAGCAGCACCAGTGGGAACTTCCATAAAGGCAGCACAAGGAGGAAAGGTTACCTTCTCTGGTTGGAAAAATGGATATGGTAAGGTAGTTATAGTTAACCATGGTAATGGATATAGTACTTATTATGCCCATGCAAATACACTAAAGGTAAAAAAAGGGCGATTATGTAAAGAAAAATCAAGTTATAGCTAGCGTTGGAAAGACGGGACGAGTAACAGGGTCTAATCTGCATTTCGAAGTAAGGAAAAATAGAACGCCGATAAATCCAATTTCATATGTGAATTATTAAGTTGTAAAATTATTTTACAGCTTTTTATTTTTGAAAGATAAAGTATACAGTATATTCAGAAAAATTTTCGAGGTAAATATTGTAAAAATCTAAAAAATAGTGTATTATTTAATTAAAATAGTATGTTAAATAAAATACAAAGTTAAATAAAAAAATTGAAACGTACATCAAGGGGGGCAACAAAAATGATTAAAAAAGCAAAAATAAAAGAAAATACTATAACTGTTTTAATAGCTTCAACTATTAAGAGTGTAGAATTTGAAACTAATGTTAAGTTTGAAAAAGAATATGTGGATGAGATAAGTTTTTGTTGTGAAAAGTTTACCAATTTGAATGAAGAAGGCATTAAAAAGTATAATAAGCATTTTAAATGTAAAATCCCACATGATAAGGAAAGAGATGAGGACAATAGATATGTACCACTAAGAATGGTACTAGGAAATATGGCAAATGCTTTGTATCAATTTAAATTAGAAGAAGAAGAGGTTCATATAAAATTTGTATGCGACACTAATGCCACATACCATAGTCTAAAACGTTGTATCCAAGCATTAACTAGAGATACACAAGAAGGAGCTTACATATTAGAACATTTAAAAGAATTTAAGAATAAGGAAGAAGTATTAATAATAGATAAGGAATTGAAAAAGCAGGGAAAAGATTATAATTCAATTTTAAAAATTAATTTAGAAGATTCAACAGAGGATAAGCAAGTTAAATTAAAGGAAAACTTAGTTGAAATAAGAAATCTTATGGAATGTTTAAAGAAGGACTGTTATGAAGCATATGATGTGGATGATATATTAATGGTTTTAGATGAAATAGGTGGAGCTTTAGCAGATGGTAATAGGGGAGCAACAGTTTTAATTGATGATGACAAAAAGAAAAAGACAGTAGAAAAATTAAAGAACCTAATGAATTTATTAGGAGCGTAAATAGAGGGAATGATGTTTTTTAAACATCGTTCCTTTTTTTACTTACAAGGAAAGTTAATTGACACAAAACATATAAATCAATAAAAAAGAAGGGGTGTGGGGGAACATCCCCTGTCCGCTTCAAAGGAGGTACTCAGATTGCAGTAGCAATCGTCGAAGGAAACCATAGGGTTTCCTAGCGAAGCATAGGTCGTATACCTTTTTTATGTTTATATAAAAAACAAGTCCTGATTATGTTGAAATTAACAAATAAGAAATAGGTCCTAGGACTTTTGCTGAAAAATATAGGGACCTTTTTCTCGTTTTTTATCAATATGTTACCAAAAATTACATGTCTACCAAAATATATGATAGAATGAGGTCAAATATTGATAAATAGCGAGGTTGAGAGGGATGAACTTAAAGAGTGTGCTAAGTGAAAAAAATAAAGTAATATATATTTCTATCTTTTTTATGCTATTGTTTAGTTGTTTAGGCTTATTAAGTACTGCTTACGAAGTAGTATTAGATGGGGAAAGGGTAGGATTTGTAGAGAATGGATATATTATAGAAAAAGAAATAAAAGGAATAAAGAGTGACATTGAGAAAGACTTAGAGAGCAGTATAATAGTAAAAAATCAGTTAAAGTACAATAGGGTTATTGTATTAAAGAAAAATATAAATGGAGTAAAAGATATAGTAAGTATATATAAAGAAAAACTAAATTATAAAATTGATGGATCTGTAATTGAAGTGGATGGAAAGGAAATTATATCATTAAAAAGTGAAAAAGATGCTAAAGATATGCTAGATAAAATTAAAGAAAATTATATATCAAAGGGGAATCTACTTAAAAAAGCTACTTTTGTGGAAGATGTGAAGATAAAGAAAAAAGAATTAGACAAAGATGAAATTACAAGTAAAGATGATGGAATAAAGGAGTTGCTGACAGGTGGAATAGAAACTAAAGTCCATAAGGTAAAAAAGGGAGATACTGCATGGGATATAGCTATAGCTAATAACATGAGCATAGAAGAGATAGAGAAGGCTAACAAAGGAATAAATATTGCAATTCTTCAAATTGGACAAGAGTTAAATTTATCTAAAGCAAATGCCTATGTACATGTGGAGACTATAGAATTGGCATCTTATGAAGAAGAGATTCCATATGAGATAGTATATGAAAAATCTCCAGCCCTAGATATGGGAGATAAATTAATAAAAGAAGAAGGTATAAAGGGAAAGAAAAAGATAGAAGCGGAAATCGTTAAGATGAATGGCATAATAAAAGTAAAAAATATAATCAATGAAGAAATCATAGAAAAACCTAAGAACATGATAGTTATAAAGGGAACTAAGTTAAAGACATTTACCATAGCAGCAGGGAGTCTACTTAAACCTACCAGGGGAAGAGTAACTTCTAGATACGGAAAACGTTGGGGGAAACATCACAAGGGAGTAGATATAGGGGCAGCCATTGGAACACCTATAAAGGCCACTGGAGGGGGAAAAGTAGTTTATTCAGGTTGGAAAAATGGGTATGGGAAGATAATTATATTAGATCATGGAAATGGATTTCAGTCTTATTATGCCCATTGCAATAGTTTAAAGGCTAAAGTAGGAGAGTACGTAAAGAAAGGTGAGGTAATAGCCACTGTAGGTAAGACAGGGCGAGTCACAGGACCACATCTTCACTTTGAAGTGCGTAAAAATGGTGTGGCAATAGACCCTCTTAATTATGTGAAATATTAAACAGGAAAATATTGTAAAAATGCGTAGGTTAGTGTATGATTATATATGCGACTATTTATGAATCATGGAAATTTCTTAATAGGAATAGGATTCATAACTTTTTAAAAATTTTCATAGTCTAAAAAGGATGAATTAAGTTTACTCTTAAATGAGTATGAGCTAATAGGATAGCAAATACTAATAAGTAATTAAGGAGGCGAATACAATGGATTTAAGAGGAAGAGTGCTGGATATAGGAGAAATATTTTCATATGCATTTAATGTATTTAAAGATAAGTTTAAAACCATATCGGCCATAATGCTAAGCATATATGTACCTATTAATGTATTTTTTGGAATGGCAATATTTTCTTCATCAAGTGAAATGCTTACAACTTCTATGTTATTTATGACACCTATAGCTGGTATTGTTACAGGCATATTAGGAGTAGCTGGGACTGTAGGTGTAATATATGTAGTTGAAAGTTATTTAGTAAAGAATGAGGATTTGCCTTACAAAGAGGCATTTTCAAGGGCATTTAGTATAATAGGTAGTTCTATTTTATTAGCTATAGCAGGAAACTTTTTAATATTTATTGGAATGATTCTATTAATCATACCAGGAATAGCTATTGCCATATATATAGTATTTAAATATCAATCCATGGCCCTTAGAGGAACTAAAGTATTAGAATCCTTAAGCTATAGTAAGAATGTAGTATCTGGTAGCTGGTGGAAAATATTATTCGTAAATATAATATGTGGTCTTTTAGCACTGGTAGTAACAAGTCCATTTAATCTTATAGGTGATTCAATGATAGGATATATTATTGTTCAATCAGTAAATGCCATAGTCATGTCCTTTACTATTATTGTAAATACAGTTATGTTTTTAAATTTAGATTTTATTAAAAATGAGAAAACGGATACTTTTCTAGTAGATGAGCATAAGAATGATACTTTAATATAGTTATGGTTGTACTCAATACAAAGGATTATTTTCAAATAGCAGGTGACATATTCACCTGTTATTTTTGCATTTGGAAATAATTCAAAATTGAAAGAAAAGCATATAATAGGTTTTTGAGACAAATAATATTAAGGTAATTAAGTTTATTAAAAGGACTGAGAAAAATGAAAAA
Encoded proteins:
- a CDS encoding ABC transporter permease, yielding MENLQTSKNSFLKYRLKEMEKIVRDPILFTSILLVMISLVVFIVWPLYEILKESFVSESGVLTLEFYKQALTSSENRRILFNTVGLGVFVGIIATAIAFVFAYADAFLRIKFKKIFNLVSILPIISPPFALAMAFIMLFGQRGIITYKLLGIPDANVYGFKGLASVQILTFFPVAYLLLLGILKKIDPSIEEAARNMGASRGQVFKTIVLPLVKPGILNAFLLVFIQSVADFGNAMVIGGNYTTLSAQVYIQSMGNYDLKGGTALASILLSISILMFVLQKYWIGSKSYVTVTGKPSRSRNLIEENHIRIPIFSICLLVTAFIILLYCLIPIGSFVKVWGIDYTPTMKHYEYIGKMGVKFIKDTTIMALIAMPITGVLGMVIAFLITRKKFIGRRMIEFTSMLAMAIPGTVIGIGYVLAYNERPLMLTGTATIIIISFIFRSMPVGIRSGIVSLQQIDPAIEEAAQDLGASTLKVFTSVTIPLIKSAFFSGLVYSFVRSMTALSAVIFLISARHNILTAEIMNQVDVGRIGVAAGYCTVLIVIVVTVVGIMKLLLSKLGVDTSQSKI
- a CDS encoding ABC transporter ATP-binding protein; this translates as MSKLKSVVLKDLVKTYIGNDGNLFTAVKGINVEINPGEFVTLLGPSGCGKTTTLRMVAGFEIPTDGEIFIGDENVSRQTPDKRDTAMVFQSYALFPHLNIFDNVAYGLKLKKMSKEEIKEKVDSILKLVGLEGLGLRAPNQLSGGQQQRVALARALVMEPAVLLFDEPLSNLDAKLRVYMRNEIRRIQKEIGITSIYVTHDQSEAMSMSDRIIIMNKGNIEQVGTPKEIYEKPATAFIADFIGEANIIDTKIIDKKDKAVTISIGEKEFKLSIDKDFEKDEDVLIVIRPEAVELSDTGNTEVSIKSSIFMGAYQDYLIDIDGVELKIVQYDPQHKKVYNKGQRAYINLDGDIMHLIKK
- a CDS encoding peptidoglycan DD-metalloendopeptidase family protein gives rise to the protein MDFKKMINENKKICIGISIFALMIISYAIFANSAYEVKVNGKVVGVVKNKILLEEELNKMKKQVEEKIGTKIVDDNKLEFKKINASEDELTSEKNMISILSNLLNYDIQGFVINIDGEDIVVLKDKETAEKVLEEVKKSYTIEGSEIKEATFKEDVKVEEIKVPINQLKEEEEAVEYILTGGIEEKIYEVQKGDTAWDIAIKLDMPLEEIEKANEDVNVERLQIGQEIRLNVPKTYVHVKTTELVSYEEYIDYDIEYERSSALYEGDKKIKKQGIKGKKQIEAEVISFNGEEESRTVLEESLISEPEKMIVITGTKKRVFNVASGNLYNPTRGTMTSRFGTRWGRRHTGIDIANKMGSSIKAAQGGKVVFSGWKGDYGKLVILDHGNGYETYYAHCSSLLVKKGDIVKKGQVIAKVGNTGRSTGPHVHFEVRKNNVPLDPLKYVKY
- a CDS encoding M23 family metallopeptidase; the encoded protein is MDIAAPVGTSIKAAQGGKVTFSGWKNGYGKVVIVNHGNGYSTYYAHANTLKVKKGRLCKEKSSYS
- a CDS encoding response regulator, with the protein product MEKVLIVDDEYFAREGMKKTIDWKGLGCDLIGEAKDGYEGIQKAKEHMPDLIITDISMPGLNGLDMAKEIKKFNEDCKFIIITGYDDFNYAKESFKINAFDFILKPIDEDELEDSIKKVIEHIREDKYTFTVEREKFIRNLVKGKIKDEFQIDNYRQKYKIHMEKLCTIILETEYLEEFYETNHMEELNEQLEYIKREIFEKFEGIENYFIERNEKIILLVEIDSKDKILDICNRIKEIQKSFYHNFLLNITIGISNRGSLKDTRKLYKESKRALENKIYDGKGSINYYSKVKDVENKKLMPLFHKEEELKMHISSSNKEKIKKIIDKLYKIEFKNNHTAPTFIKSSTIHIVLLNFNLLKENHICPENVFDSKEDFFQLIEQRDTIEELYKISLNISIKTANLIKGGNNICNSNMSKVLKYIKDNYNKDISLSKVAKTVYLSESYLSRKIKEVTGKNFVEYITDLRIKKAMEYLSDENYTIADIAKELGYSDYRYFSKSFKKYTGISPREFRKQ
- a CDS encoding peptidoglycan DD-metalloendopeptidase family protein, with the translated sequence MNLKSVLSEKNKVIYISIFFMLLFSCLGLLSTAYEVVLDGERVGFVENGYIIEKEIKGIKSDIEKDLESSIIVKNQLKYNRVIVLKKNINGVKDIVSIYKEKLNYKIDGSVIEVDGKEIISLKSEKDAKDMLDKIKENYISKGNLLKKATFVEDVKIKKKELDKDEITSKDDGIKELLTGGIETKVHKVKKGDTAWDIAIANNMSIEEIEKANKGINIAILQIGQELNLSKANAYVHVETIELASYEEEIPYEIVYEKSPALDMGDKLIKEEGIKGKKKIEAEIVKMNGIIKVKNIINEEIIEKPKNMIVIKGTKLKTFTIAAGSLLKPTRGRVTSRYGKRWGKHHKGVDIGAAIGTPIKATGGGKVVYSGWKNGYGKIIILDHGNGFQSYYAHCNSLKAKVGEYVKKGEVIATVGKTGRVTGPHLHFEVRKNGVAIDPLNYVKY
- a CDS encoding sensor histidine kinase; amino-acid sequence: MIFENRTFRSRLFKLFMLIGTIPLVLMAIFSYYNTSYRISDKIDNSTQENMAIMEELIDSTIVNLGSISDFIVENKEIQNILKKTEYKTYEERFEDVQKVYTIVNSIEVRRMDIPIYILGLNTPYSRFTTQPYFSNMYGSKQSYLIRKFMDYDRDKFFYVHRKVDGRESKDTVLTIVRKIRDLETDTVLGFVFLDIYDEYFDNIFKKFNLYEDSNIFILDQNGIIITDNKYKTETTFKYNDRCLEIINEGKNNPFEFNMKNMKYKVYYTTLKNTKFTIVRLIPLRHINYEKRIIIETFIGIFVILFISSILISYLLSNKISEPIKKLSTTMEEVEKGRLDISIDLTNCDDEIYNLGKTFNKMIEKINILIEEVYMKKYLLKEAELKNLKSQINPHFLYNSLESIKWMAKLGENKKVSKMITSLGRFLRYSISKTDDIVTIREDLTQIENYLKIMRLRFEDKLTIEYDIDQTIMDEKMPKLLIQPLVENALIHGIEKNTDKGIIIIKVYRSAENIVFEIIDNGMNFKKDFKMGIGLSNVDKRVKLYYGKEYGIRFNRVDNKTYCKLTIGENLQGEEVHGESINS
- a CDS encoding M23 family metallopeptidase, which translates into the protein MASVGKTGRVTGSNLHFEVRKNRTPINPISYVNY